A segment of the Vibrio sp. YMD68 genome:
TTTTCACCGTAACGACCATCGGTCGGACGACGAGAAGGTTGAACATACGCCGTAGACATTGGTTCTGGGCCAAGTGCACGCAGACATGTCATTGGGTGAGAGGTGCCAGCACCTACTTCCATATCTAGAGGTTGAACAATGGTACAACCGTTTTGAGCCCAATAATCCTGCAGCGCGAGGATCATTCCCTGGAAGGTTTTGATATCGTATTTTTGCATAGTCAAGTTCGCGCGATTCTTCTAAATGATTAAATGAAAATAACCACCAAGTATAGCGATATATTGAGCCTGCGAGTAGAGGTAATCATGGTTAATTAGTACCCAGTACGGGGTTTAATCAATTTTATCGCTTTCCTTATCAATAAATTCATCAAATGAAACAGTTTTACGTCGTCTTTGCTTGTATTTATTGGGATTCGCTTTAAAATTCTCATCGTCTTTGGGGAGTAGCCTGCTTATTCAGATCGAATAAGTTCGTTCGTCAACATAATTGGTGCAAAATCACCATGGCGTTCGAGACCTTTGTATCAATCAGACTTTTCTGGGTGCAAGGTTTAGCAAGACCTTAGACAAACATCATGAACCGGGGTGGGGCATGAGGTTTGTCTATGGTTAAATATAATAATCCTCGCCCCAATGAGCATGTCGTGAGCGTTTTAGCAATTTCCATTACCACTGTCGCTTTAGCCGAGATCGGTGATAAGACACAGTTACTTTCATTATTACTGGCTAGCCGGTACCGAAAACCAATCCCAATCATAGCCGCTATCTTTTTTGCGACCATTGCCAATCACGCGTTAGCTGCGTGGCTCGGTGTGGTTGTCGCTGATTATTTATCACCTGACGTATTAAAATGGGTGTTGGTGGTCAGCTTTATTGCGATGGCGGGCTGGATTTTGATTCCAGATAAACTCGATGACGATGAAAACATTTCGAGTCGAGGCCCTTTTGTTGCCAGTTTTATCGCCTTTTTTATTGCTGAGATCGGTGATAAAACTCAGATAGCTACGTCGATACTTGGAGCGCAATACGCTGATGCCTTGGTGTGGGTTATCTTGGGAACAACCATCGGGATGCTACTGGCTAACGTCCCAGTCGTTATCATCGGTAAGTTATCTGCCGATAAAATGCCATTGGCGCTAATTCGCAAGGTAACAGCGATGTTATTTGTTGGTTTGGCGATAGGAGCCGCTCTTTTCTAAGCGATACAGGGTAAATGACGTCGTGATTATTGCGATATTGAACTAGATCAAAAAGAGATTCGATCTTTCTCAATATCGCTTTCACTGACACATAAATGTCACAAAGATTGTGCTAATTTGGTGGTGTGAAAGTAAACCATTCATAGCAGCGAGAGGGCACTATTATGCTTACACGTTATATGGGTATGACACCGAAAAGTCAGAGTTACTTATTCACCTTTGGGCTAGCGATAACATTGCTTGGTGTCGTGTTGACCGACATGTGGTTACCCATGGTGATTGGCGCTATTGTGATGACAGGGTTAATGGTGGAGTCTTGGATTCGCGTTGCTCACATTATTCCTATGCATCAAGAAATGCGAGATATGCAAAAACAAATTACCGCATTGCAAACCCAGTTACATCGACACGAATTAGAATAGAAGATAGCCATTTTGTCTTAGAATGCATTAAAAAGGGGCGCAACATAGATGGTTGTGCCCCTTTTCAGTTTTTGTGTTTTAGGCAATGCCTTTTCGTATTAAATATTGATAGGGCAACTTCTCAGTCTGAAAGGCGACCAATTCATGATCCATAAAGCGACAAAAGCTTGGAATATCACGAGTCGTTGAAGGATCGTCGGCTTTGACGAATAGTACGTCCCCATCTTGCATTTTTCTCATCGTTTTTCTCACCATCATTACGGGCTCTGGGCAGCGTAATCCTTCCGCTTCTAGTGTATGGGTGGCAAGTGTTGAATCAAAGGTCATGGTGAACTCTCAGTGACAGCGTTAGAGCGGTAGATAATACTAATGAAGAAAAAATATTCAATAATCTCTTGGCAAATTGATCATTTTGTTTTAATTTAGTTAACAAGTTGGTAACAACTGGTATTTCAGAGAAAAGATTAAGGAGCGAACATGCTAACAGCACTCGATAGACTGACCATCTACTCCGTTCTTTGTTTTATATCTTTTTGCGCTTTGGTATTACGTTCACCAGCTGACTTGTCTTTAACACCATTATTTGGTTTAAGTGCAACGATTTTAGGGATTTGGCTTGAGATGCGTCGTTGGACGGGCGTATCTGAAGAACAAAAAAATTAATGCACAATAGGCTTAATTAACGTTAAGCAAAGACTGCTCACTTGTAAGACTACACACGAATACATTCCGACACTCCCCCAGTTTTCTTGGGCTTCCCCGCTGAAAAGCGGGATTTTTTTTGCCCAGAGGTTACACTAAAGGTTATTACTTTAGTGGAGCCAAGCCGTGGAATTAGAAGAGGTTTACCGTAAAGATCTCAATCTACTGATCGCCTTAAGGGTATTGATTGAAGAGTCCAGCGTGAGTAAAGCCGCTGCTCGTTTAAGCCTCAGCCAGTCGGCCATGAGTCGTGTTCTTGGTAGGCTTCGCCAATTATTGGCGGACCCTCTGTTTACTCGCCAAGGCCAACACCTTATACCGACTGAAAAAGCACTAGAGATCGATCGCTCTTTGGGGGAGCCACTTGAATCTCTTCGTCAGCTACTTTCCCCAGTAGAATTTGAACCGCAAAGTTGTACACAAACTTTTTCCATCGCCACTACTGACTATGCGATGCAAACTATCTTGCCCTTTGCTCTGCCTCGAATTTATCAAGAAGCCCCCAATGTTTCGTTTAATTTTTTGCCGCTTCAGCATGACAGATTGTCAGATCAGCTTACGTATGAAGGCGCAGACCTAGCCATTTGCAGGCCAACGGGCCCAGTAGAACCACTACGCAGTGAAGTATTAGGTCGAGTTGGGGTACTGTGCCTGCTTTCAAAGCAGCATCCATTGGCAGACCAAGAGATGAGTCTAACGGACTACCTAGATTATCCTCATGCGATGATAGCGATCAGTGATGGCGTTAAAACGTTGCTAGAGCAGTCGCTAGTGGGAAATCCCACCCCTAAAATGGTACTTCGGGCTTACCATTTAGAAGCCGCATTAGCGATTGTGGATACTATGCCACTTATCATTACGGTTCCTGCTGACTTGGCTTACTTAGTGGCTGAACGATACGATTTGGTGGTTAAGCCTTTACCATTTCAGTTTACTCCTTTCGATTATTCGATGATTTGGCACCCTCGATGTGAGCACTCCCCCGCGCAAGAATGGCTGAGAAGCATTGTAAAAGAGGAATGTGGCCGTTTGATTGCTAAGCGAGTAAAAGACATGGGGTTGGATGGTTAACCCCACAGAAAGGCCGCTATAGCACCTATTTATGATAAAAATTATGATCAAAAAAAGCTTTAGGTCTCCCTAAAGCTTTTTGCTAAACAGACGGTTTTTAGAATCAACAACCAGTCAGTTACAGTTTGATCACGACTCGACCCGTGATTTGACCATTAGTGATGTCTTCTGCGTATCTTGGGGCCTCTGCAAGATCGATTTCTGTACAGGCTTGCTCAAAATAGCTCTCTGGTAGTAGTTCAACCAGTTTTTCCCATGCTGCGATGCGTTTTTCAAGTGGACAAGAGACTGAATCGACACCTTGCAAGCGCACGTTACGTAATATGAATGGCATCACTGTCGTTGGAAGGTCAAAACCGCCCGCTAATCCACACGCGGCAACCGCGCTGTTGTAGTCCATCTGTGCGAGTACTTTTCCAAGCACCTTACTGCCCACAGTATCAACCGCGCCAGCCCAGATTTGTTTTTCTAGTGGGCGTGCTGGTTCTTCAAATTCGCTACGATCAATGATTCGACTTGCCCCTAATTTTTCAAGTAACGGTCCGTTTTGTTCGACTCGACCTGTCACGGCTGCCACTTGGTAACCTAACTTAGCCAGCAGTGTCACCGCGACGGAACCCACACCACCACTCGCGCCTGTCACAAGTACTTCACCGGTTTCTGGTTTTACCCCCGCATCAACAAGCGCTTGCACACAAAGCATAGCGGTAAAGCCTGCGGTGCCAATCATCATCGCTTTTTTACTGTCCAACCCTTTTGGTAGTGGAACCAGCCAGTCCGCCTTTAAACGTGCTCGCTGCGCCATGCCACCCCAGTGGTTTTCACCAACGCCCCAGCCAGTGAGAACAACGTTATCGCCTGTTTTGTAGCGGTCATCTTCTGAGCTTACGACAGTGCCGGCTAAATCAATACCTGGGACCATAGGGAAATGACGAATGATTTTACCTTTGCCTGTAATAGCAAGGCCATCTTTGTAGTTTAGAGAAGAATAATCGACATCAATCAGTACTTCACCTTCCGGCAGTTGTGATTCATCGATTTTTTCTACACGAGCGATGGTACGTTTTTCTTCTTGGTTTAGAACTAAGGCATTGAACATTCGTATTCTCCATTTAAGGACAGCAATGAAATTACACACAGTGTAGTGGGAAACTAACTATGAATAAAATGAAACTTTAGCATTATATCTATGTGCTAAACGCATTTATTAAACAGTGCAGCATAAAAAAGCCAGTCAAGGAGACTGGCTTTGAGTTTAGGATAAAAAGAACTGATAGGAAGGGTTATCAGTTTCGTCTTTGCATTGATATCCCAATTCACGCAGGTGCGCTGAAAAACGAGTTAAATCATGTTCATCCAGTTCAAAACCACACAACACTCGACCATAGTCGGCGCCATGGTTACGGTAGTTAAACAGGCTAATATTCCAATGCGTTCCGAGGGTGCTTAAGAACTTAAGCAATGCACCAGGGTATTCTGGAAATTCAAAACTGTATAAGCGTTCTTTCAGTGGTTTCGACGGTTTACCACCAATCATGTAGCGAACGTGTAGTTTCGCCATTTCATCGTCCGATAAATCCACGACAGGGTATCCCCCGTTGCGAAGATCGTTAATGATGTGGTCGAGCTCTTCTTGCCCACCTTGCAAACGTACACCAACAAAAATATTGGCTAGGCTATCGTCGTTGTAGCGGTAATTAAATTCCGTCACAGCTCGACCACCAATAAGATCGCAAAATTCAAAGAATGCACCTTGGCGTTCTGGAATGGTCACCGCGAGCAAGCCTTCACGTTTTTCACCCAGTTCACAGCGCTCTGAAACATAACGTAAGCCGTGGAAGTTGGTATTCGCCCCTGAAAGTATGGTGGCGAGTTGCTTCCCTTTCAGTTGGTTTTGCTCTGCAAACTTCTTCAATCCTGCCAGGGCAAGGGCGCCTGAAGGTTCGGCGATGGCACGTGTATCTTCAAAGATGTCTTTTACCGCAGAACAAATCTCGTCACTTGAGACAGAAATATGCCCATCAAGGTATTGCTGACATAAACGGAATGTTTCATCGCCAATGCGCTTTACCGCAACGCCATCAGCGAACATGCTCACTTGGTCAAGAACAACAGGCTCACCAGCATCAAGCGCGGCTTTGAGGCAGGAAGAATCTTCTGGCTCGACGGCAATCACTTTGATTTCTGGCATCAGCTGTTTGATTAACACCGAGACCCCAGCCGCTAAACCACCGCCACCAACAGGCACAAAGATATAATCCAGGTGACCATTTTGCTGCAACATCTCCATGCCTATCGTGCCTTGCCCTGCAATCACTAATGGGTGATCAAAGGGAGGAACAAAGGTATAGCCGTGCTTTTCTGACAACCGTTCAGCTTCGGATTTCGCTTCATCAAAGTTACTGCCATGAAGTACAACGTTGCCACCAAAGCTTCGAACCGCCTCGACTTTGATATCGGGGGTTGTCTTCGGCATCACAATGGTCGTCGTGATCCCCAGCTTTGTTCCTGACATCGCTAAACCTTGTGCATGGTTGCCTGCGGATGCCGCAATGACGCCCTCAGCTTTCTGTGCTTCAGACAAGCTAGCAACCATGTTGTACGCGCCACGCAACTTGAACGAATGCACAGGTTGACGATCTTCACGTTTCAGTTGCACCTGATTGCCCAAACGTTCGGACAAGCGTGGCATATCTTGCAATGGGGTGACCATCGCGACTTCGTAGACAGGTGCTTTAAGGATTTGGCGCAGATAGTCTGCGCCAGTTTGTTTCCCTTGCTTTGCTAAAAAAGCGTCGGTCATGGGGTTACCCTTCTAGCTTAGACTTATCGCGTACCGCGCCTTTGTCTGCGCTTGTTGCCAGGCTCGCATAGGCTTTAAGTGCAAGTGATACAACACGTTCGCGATTGACTGGTTTCCAACCCATTTCATCTTGCGCGTTACGTCGAGCTGCCAGTTCATCTTCAGGCACATCAAGTGTGATGGAACGACTAGGAATATCAATGGTGATGATATCGCCATTTTTCACTAGACCAATTGCACCACCACTTGCCGCTTCTGGAGATACGTGACCAATAGAAAGCCCCGATGTACCACCAGAGAAGCGGCCATCAGTCAGCAGTGCACAAGATTTACCGAGTCCCATCGATTTGAGGTAAGTCGTAGGGTAGAGCATTTCTTGCATACCTGGGCCACCTTTCGGGCCTTCGTAACGAATAACAACCACTTCGCCCGCTTTGACTTTACCGCCCAAGATATTTTCAACCGCGTCATCTTGGCTTTCAAATACTATGGCAGGGCCTTGGAATGTTAAGTTTTCTTCGTCTACACCAGCCGTCTTAACGATACAACCGTCGACCGCAATGTTACCCGAAAGAACGGCCAGCCCACCTTCTTGGCTGAACGCATTTTCTATGGTGCGAATACACCCTTCTTTACGGTCATCATCTAAACGATCCCAGCGGCAATCTTGCGAAAATGCTTTGGTGGTACGAATACCAGCAGGACCTGCACGGTAGAACTTGAGAACGTCTTCATCGTCAGTTTGCATGATGTCGTATTGAGCAAGCTGCTCTTTCATCGACATATTGAGTACCGTGCGAGTGTCACCGTTGAGTAGGCCTGCACGATCAAGTTCACCAAGGATAGCCATCACACCACCTGCACGGTGAACATCTTCCATATGATATTTAGGGGTGGATGGGGCAACTTTACATAGGTGTGGAACACGACGTGACATGGCGTCGATATCGTCCATATCAAAATCAATCTCGCCTTCAAGCGCGGCTGCAATAAGGTGTAAAACCGTATTACTTGAACCGCCCATGGCAATATCTAGCGCCATGGCGTTTTCAAACGCGGCTCGGTTAGCTATGTTGCGCGGCAGTGCTGAATCGTCGCCTTCTTCATAGTAACGTCTGGTTAGGTCAACGACACGCTTACCAGCATTGATGAACAACTGCTCACGATCGGCGTGGGTAGCAAGCATAGAACCGTTACCTGGTTGAGACAGCCCCAATGCTTCTGTTAGACAGTTCATTGAGTTCGCTGTAAACATACCAGAGCAAGAGCCACATGTTGGGCATGCTGATCGTTCAACTTGCTCGCTTTGTTCATCTGAAACGGTGGGATCAGCGCCTTGAATCATAGCATCGACCAAGTCGAGCTTGATGATTTGATCGGAAAGCTTGGTTTTACCTGCTTCCATTGGGCCGCCTGATACAAAAATCGCCGGAATGTTAAGGCGCATAGCGGCCATCATCATTCCTGGGGTGATTTTGTCACAGTTTGAGATGCACACCATGGCGTCGGCACAGTGCGCATTGACCATGTACTCGACTGAATCGGCAATAATTTCACGAGATGGCAGCGAGTAAAGCATGCCGCCGTGGCCCATTGCGATGCCATCATCGACAGCGATGGTGTTGAATTCTTTGGCGATACCACCGGCTTTTTCAATTTCTCTAGCAACCAGTTGCCCCATGTCTTTTAGATGTACGTGACCTGGAACGAATTGCGTGAATGAGTTAACAACAGCGATGATCGGCTTACCGAAATCTTCATCTTTTACGCCCGTTGCACGCCACAATGCTCGTGCGCCCGCCATATTGCGTCCATGAGTTGTGGTCGCGCTGCGGTAGGTATTTTTTGGAGTCTTAGACATTTGAATTTCCTTTTCAATTACTTCGCAGACGGAGTGCTTTGTTGGGGCTTGTTCTCTGGGTAAATGTAGTCAAGCCAGCCCCACTTATCTTCTGTGGTGCCGTTAAATAGGCCAAAGTAATCCGCTTGCAATACTTGAGTGATTGGGCCACGTTTTCCTGTGCCCACTTCAATCTTATCCACTGAGCGTACTGGAACAATTTCTGCTGCGGTTCCTGTCATGAACACTTCGTCAGCAAGGTAGAGTGCTTCACGAGCAATATTTTCTTCAC
Coding sequences within it:
- a CDS encoding MDR family oxidoreductase, which encodes MFNALVLNQEEKRTIARVEKIDESQLPEGEVLIDVDYSSLNYKDGLAITGKGKIIRHFPMVPGIDLAGTVVSSEDDRYKTGDNVVLTGWGVGENHWGGMAQRARLKADWLVPLPKGLDSKKAMMIGTAGFTAMLCVQALVDAGVKPETGEVLVTGASGGVGSVAVTLLAKLGYQVAAVTGRVEQNGPLLEKLGASRIIDRSEFEEPARPLEKQIWAGAVDTVGSKVLGKVLAQMDYNSAVAACGLAGGFDLPTTVMPFILRNVRLQGVDSVSCPLEKRIAAWEKLVELLPESYFEQACTEIDLAEAPRYAEDITNGQITGRVVIKL
- the ilvA gene encoding threonine ammonia-lyase, biosynthetic; amino-acid sequence: MTDAFLAKQGKQTGADYLRQILKAPVYEVAMVTPLQDMPRLSERLGNQVQLKREDRQPVHSFKLRGAYNMVASLSEAQKAEGVIAASAGNHAQGLAMSGTKLGITTTIVMPKTTPDIKVEAVRSFGGNVVLHGSNFDEAKSEAERLSEKHGYTFVPPFDHPLVIAGQGTIGMEMLQQNGHLDYIFVPVGGGGLAAGVSVLIKQLMPEIKVIAVEPEDSSCLKAALDAGEPVVLDQVSMFADGVAVKRIGDETFRLCQQYLDGHISVSSDEICSAVKDIFEDTRAIAEPSGALALAGLKKFAEQNQLKGKQLATILSGANTNFHGLRYVSERCELGEKREGLLAVTIPERQGAFFEFCDLIGGRAVTEFNYRYNDDSLANIFVGVRLQGGQEELDHIINDLRNGGYPVVDLSDDEMAKLHVRYMIGGKPSKPLKERLYSFEFPEYPGALLKFLSTLGTHWNISLFNYRNHGADYGRVLCGFELDEHDLTRFSAHLRELGYQCKDETDNPSYQFFLS
- a CDS encoding TMEM165/GDT1 family protein produces the protein MSVLAISITTVALAEIGDKTQLLSLLLASRYRKPIPIIAAIFFATIANHALAAWLGVVVADYLSPDVLKWVLVVSFIAMAGWILIPDKLDDDENISSRGPFVASFIAFFIAEIGDKTQIATSILGAQYADALVWVILGTTIGMLLANVPVVIIGKLSADKMPLALIRKVTAMLFVGLAIGAALF
- the ilvD gene encoding dihydroxy-acid dehydratase, encoding MSKTPKNTYRSATTTHGRNMAGARALWRATGVKDEDFGKPIIAVVNSFTQFVPGHVHLKDMGQLVAREIEKAGGIAKEFNTIAVDDGIAMGHGGMLYSLPSREIIADSVEYMVNAHCADAMVCISNCDKITPGMMMAAMRLNIPAIFVSGGPMEAGKTKLSDQIIKLDLVDAMIQGADPTVSDEQSEQVERSACPTCGSCSGMFTANSMNCLTEALGLSQPGNGSMLATHADREQLFINAGKRVVDLTRRYYEEGDDSALPRNIANRAAFENAMALDIAMGGSSNTVLHLIAAALEGEIDFDMDDIDAMSRRVPHLCKVAPSTPKYHMEDVHRAGGVMAILGELDRAGLLNGDTRTVLNMSMKEQLAQYDIMQTDDEDVLKFYRAGPAGIRTTKAFSQDCRWDRLDDDRKEGCIRTIENAFSQEGGLAVLSGNIAVDGCIVKTAGVDEENLTFQGPAIVFESQDDAVENILGGKVKAGEVVVIRYEGPKGGPGMQEMLYPTTYLKSMGLGKSCALLTDGRFSGGTSGLSIGHVSPEAASGGAIGLVKNGDIITIDIPSRSITLDVPEDELAARRNAQDEMGWKPVNRERVVSLALKAYASLATSADKGAVRDKSKLEG
- a CDS encoding LysR family transcriptional regulator, whose amino-acid sequence is MELEEVYRKDLNLLIALRVLIEESSVSKAAARLSLSQSAMSRVLGRLRQLLADPLFTRQGQHLIPTEKALEIDRSLGEPLESLRQLLSPVEFEPQSCTQTFSIATTDYAMQTILPFALPRIYQEAPNVSFNFLPLQHDRLSDQLTYEGADLAICRPTGPVEPLRSEVLGRVGVLCLLSKQHPLADQEMSLTDYLDYPHAMIAISDGVKTLLEQSLVGNPTPKMVLRAYHLEAALAIVDTMPLIITVPADLAYLVAERYDLVVKPLPFQFTPFDYSMIWHPRCEHSPAQEWLRSIVKEECGRLIAKRVKDMGLDG
- the tusA gene encoding sulfurtransferase TusA; protein product: MTFDSTLATHTLEAEGLRCPEPVMMVRKTMRKMQDGDVLFVKADDPSTTRDIPSFCRFMDHELVAFQTEKLPYQYLIRKGIA